GTTCCTCGCAAACCCTCTCTACATCGGGGGAGACTCTCTTGCTGGACAACTTGTACCGTTTATCGCTCAAAAGATCTCAGAAGGTAGGTATTTAGATTCTCAAATGTATAACTGACTAAATTTCAACCTCGATTTTCAATTAAGCTCACCTAGTTCAACTATATGTCCATGATTTGTATTCTGCAGGCATCGAAGCTGGAAGGAACCCCATCCTTAATCTCAAGGTAACCATCATAATTTTGGCCAAAGAGTTTGCATATACGTCGATATATCGCATGTCATAATTACGTTAATTTCCTCGCTCCCAGGGCTATCTGGCAGGCAACCCGGGTACCGGCGAAAACATTGATATTAGCTCTAGAGTGCCGTATGCTCATGGACTTGGTATAATATCAGATCAGTTATATGAGGTAATTAAACGCAACCACATCCGTTTATTCCAATATATCTGCACGCATAAAAAATTTCTGCACTGCAAATGATATGCATGTTACTCtgtctctcttttttttttcttctgtagACAATATTGGGGCATTGCCAAGGAGAAGACTACATGAATCCTAGAAATACACTGTGTGCTCAATCTCTAGGCACTTTCAATAATGTAAGAACGAGATATCCTACAAATACTTTCACGCTGCAATTCAAATTACTTGACTGAAGGTTGTGTATGTACTGTATGCAATTCAAATTGCAGCTCCTCTCCGAAGTTATGACCGCCCAAATTTTGCTGGACAAATGCGTTTATGCATCTCCTAGACCAGGCACTGAGACGGACAAGTCAGCTGGTGCTGGCCGGAAGATCCTAAGCGAGGAGGCAGTAATCGTAACGGGGAAACGAGTAAAACACCCGCCGCCTCGTGTGCCATTGGGCTGCATTGTAAGCCAACATACAGAGCCACAACCTCTCACCATTGTATCTGTTTCCATTGCTTGAGTTTGACCTAATGCTACACACCCGACTCATGGATTCAGAGCTACACGGCTTATCTCTCGTATTTCTGGGCAAACGACGCGCTCACCCGAGACGCCCTGGGGATCAAGGACGGCACCGTGGACGAGTGGGTGAGGTGCCACGACGGCGACCTGCCGTACGCCGTGGACATCGGGAGCAGCATCAAGTACCACCGGAACGTCACCGTCAACGGTTACCGTGCGCTGGTGTACAGGTAATAACAGAGACTCGGATACCGTATCGCCTCGAGGTGGTTTGTTCGTTCGTTGCAACTGAAACAAACTGGGGCAATTGATCGGCTGAAAGCTGGAACCTGACTGAGTTTCTTGATTGGTGCCGGCAGCGGCGACCACGACGCGATTGTGCCGCACCTGGGGACGCAGGCGTGGGTGAGGTCGCTCGGCTTCCCCGTCGTCGACGACTGGAGGGCCTGGCATCTCGACGGCCAGTCTGCCGGGTTCGTCATCCTTGCATTTCGATTGCCTTGCCTGCTCTGTTTTTTCTCACTCGCTAACAGTGATGCCTCTGCTTTGTCTTCCCTGGGTTTGCATGCAGATTCACCATAACTTACTCCAACAACTTGACATTCGCGACCGTCAAGGTAGTGACATTTTCTGACCGCGTATGTGCTGCGCGTGGTTATTCATGGATTGTCGGTTCTGAGTTGTTGTTGCGGGTTGGTTTTGCAGGGAGCCGGGCACACGGCGCCCCAGTACGAGCCCGAGAGGTGCTACGCCATGTTCAACCGTTGGATCCTGGACCAGCCGCTCTAGTCCACCTGTATGTAACATTATCTAGTAGGTCTAGGATATATATGTTCGTCTACGCATACCTTATTTGGTGAAGTTGTTTGGATTACAGTGTGGCCTAAACTTGTTTCTTACTTATAGTGGGAACTGAATAATTTTGTGTCTGGTTCActgcaaagccccccccccccccccccccgcccccccctcCTTCATTTTCACAATATGGAATGGCTGAGATATACGTGGGTCAGATTTCCTGTAtaggctttattaatttaaagccgagCGGTTGCCTTTTTTCCTTCTGCCACCGCCTTTAAACTAGAACTCCTTTTGGATGTCGATGTGATGCTCCCATGGAATTACAATAAGAGACCGTAGAAGGAATTTCTTGTCTCCGTTGGTGTCCATGCTAGCGAAA
This region of Triticum aestivum cultivar Chinese Spring chromosome 2D, IWGSC CS RefSeq v2.1, whole genome shotgun sequence genomic DNA includes:
- the LOC123049770 gene encoding serine carboxypeptidase-like 7; this encodes MNGRGRLLLCLFLSAALTPPRQLAVAGAASSSSSKVVTSLPGFQGRLPFHLETGYVEVDEENGTELFYYFVESEVGGDKAPFLLWLTGGDRCSVLSGLALEIGPFQFVAEPYNGTIPRLQINPYSWTKVANVLFVDTPVGAGFSFSRRPQGYDVGEVSTSLQLHELLIKWFTDHPEFLANPLYIGGDSLAGQLVPFIAQKISEGIEAGRNPILNLKGYLAGNPGTGENIDISSRVPYAHGLGIISDQLYETILGHCQGEDYMNPRNTLCAQSLGTFNNLLSEVMTAQILLDKCVYASPRPGTETDKSAGAGRKILSEEAVIVTGKRVKHPPPRVPLGCISYTAYLSYFWANDALTRDALGIKDGTVDEWVRCHDGDLPYAVDIGSSIKYHRNVTVNGYRALVYSGDHDAIVPHLGTQAWVRSLGFPVVDDWRAWHLDGQSAGFTITYSNNLTFATVKGAGHTAPQYEPERCYAMFNRWILDQPL